CGAGACGAGCAACTGGGCGCAGGTTGCCCGCGACGCCGGCGCCGAGATCCGCGCGGTCGACCAGTTCGCCCAGGCGGCTGAGCTGCTCGTGCAGGGGCGCGTCGATGTCGTCGTCAACGACAACATCGCTGTCCTCGACTACCTCGCCTCCACGGGGTCGGACGAGATCGAGATCGTCGGCGACGCCGGCGAGGACGTCGGTCAGCAGGCGCTCACCTTTCGCCAGGACAGTCCCGAGCTGCAGCAGGAGGCCGACGACGCGCTCGCCAGGCTCGCCGACGACGGCACGCTCGCAGACATCTCGGAGGACTACTTCGGCGCCGACGTGACTGTCGAGGACGCCGCCGAGGTCACCGACGTGAGGGGCTCCGACACCCGCTCGACCGCCGAGGTCGTGCGGGGCGCAGCGTGGCCCATGCTCAAGGGACTGCTGGTCTACACGCTCCCGCTCACTGCCGCCAGCTTCGCGATCGGCCTGGTGCTGGCGCTGGTCACGGCACTGGCCAGGATGTCGTCCAACCGGCTCGTCCAGCTGCCCGCCCGCGTCTACATCTCCGCGATCCGCGGCACCCCGCTCCTGGTCCAGCTCTTCATCGTGTTCTACGGCCTCGGCCAGATCGGGCTGACGATCCCGCCTGTGCCCGCCGCCATCATCGCGCTCAGCCTCAACGTCGGCGGCTATGCCGCTGAGATCATCCGCGGCTCGATCCTGTCCGTCCCACGCGGGCAGTACGAGGCAGCCACCACGATCGGCATGCGCTACCCGCAGCTGATGCGTCGGATCGTGCTGCCGCAGGCCGCGCGGATCGCGGTGCCGCCGCTGTCCAACACCCTGCTCTCGCTGATCAAGGACACCTCGCTGGCCTCGGTCATCCTCGTGCCCGAGCTGCTGAGACAGGCGATCAACGCCGCGTCGCCGAGTGCGGACTTCATGCCGCTCTACCTCTTCGCGGCGCTCTACTACTGGATTGTCTGCTTCATCGTGGCGCAGGCGCAGGAGCCGCTGGAGCGGCGACTCGGGAGGTACGCAGCGTGAGCACCACGCCACTGATCGAAGCCCACGGGCTGCGCAAGGCCTTCGGCGACAACGTCGTGCTCAGGGGCGTCGACCTCAGCGCCGACGACGGGACCGCCACCGCCCTCATCGGTCCTTCGGGCTCAGGCAAGACGACGATCCTCCGCTCCCTCAACGTCCTCGAGGTGCCGGACAGCGGGACCGTACGCATCGCTGACGCGACCGTCGACTTCGGCGACACCTCTGTCGACCGATCCACCCGGCGCGCCGAGGTGAACGCGCTGCGCTCGCACAGCGGCATGGTCTTCCAGTCGCACCACCTCTTCCCGCACAAGACCGTCCTGCAGAACCTGCTCGAGGGGCCGGTCCAGGTACAGGGCCGCGAGGTCGAGGAAGCCACCGCCGACGCCCGCCGGCTGCTCGAGCAGGTCGGCCTCG
This genomic stretch from Nocardioides renjunii harbors:
- a CDS encoding ABC transporter substrate-binding protein/permease — translated: MQQSRRALALVVLSWFVAPLALTGGAASAESTGTPAEARTVRVGTEGTYPPFTFHDPGTDELTGFDIEVIRAVADEAGWDLEFVEAPFDSIFPALDAGRVDVIANQITINPEREARYLFSTPYTYSRGVIVTAAGNDDVRTLDDIDGLVAAESETSNWAQVARDAGAEIRAVDQFAQAAELLVQGRVDVVVNDNIAVLDYLASTGSDEIEIVGDAGEDVGQQALTFRQDSPELQQEADDALARLADDGTLADISEDYFGADVTVEDAAEVTDVRGSDTRSTAEVVRGAAWPMLKGLLVYTLPLTAASFAIGLVLALVTALARMSSNRLVQLPARVYISAIRGTPLLVQLFIVFYGLGQIGLTIPPVPAAIIALSLNVGGYAAEIIRGSILSVPRGQYEAATTIGMRYPQLMRRIVLPQAARIAVPPLSNTLLSLIKDTSLASVILVPELLRQAINAASPSADFMPLYLFAALYYWIVCFIVAQAQEPLERRLGRYAA
- a CDS encoding amino acid ABC transporter ATP-binding protein, whose protein sequence is MSTTPLIEAHGLRKAFGDNVVLRGVDLSADDGTATALIGPSGSGKTTILRSLNVLEVPDSGTVRIADATVDFGDTSVDRSTRRAEVNALRSHSGMVFQSHHLFPHKTVLQNLLEGPVQVQGREVEEATADARRLLEQVGLDGREDQYPSQLSGGQQQRVGIARALALNPKVVLLDEPTSALDPELVGEVLAVIRDLATSGWTLMIVTHEIRFARDVADQVLFLDGGVIAEQGGAEVLHDPQQERTKQFLRRVLEPG